One part of the Campylobacteraceae bacterium genome encodes these proteins:
- a CDS encoding disulfide bond formation protein B: protein MNPKILPSNIVFFCFLIASIATLGSLFFSEVMEFVPCSMCWYQRIFMYPLVLIFLMALLYPDDKLFKYAMPLVLIGLSFSIYHNLLMFGIIPESIVPCVQGVPCSTEYINWFGFITIPFLSLIAYVSIFLALYISNKKVS, encoded by the coding sequence TTGAATCCTAAAATACTACCTTCAAATATTGTATTCTTTTGTTTTCTAATTGCATCCATAGCTACGCTTGGTTCTTTGTTCTTCTCTGAAGTAATGGAGTTTGTTCCTTGTTCTATGTGCTGGTATCAAAGAATCTTTATGTATCCCCTTGTGCTTATTTTTCTTATGGCTTTATTGTATCCAGATGATAAACTGTTTAAATATGCAATGCCTCTTGTATTAATTGGTTTATCTTTTAGTATTTACCATAACCTATTGATGTTTGGAATAATTCCTGAAAGTATTGTTCCTTGTGTACAAGGTGTTCCTTGTTCAACTGAGTATATTAACTGGTTTGGTTTTATAACTATTCCTTTTTTATCTCTTATTGCTTATGTTAGTATTTTTCTAGCGTTATATATTTCTAATAAAAAGGTTTCTTAA
- a CDS encoding GGDEF domain-containing protein, producing MQKLKVDSYEVLKSMMEITSPHLGKKFLQIICEELKKLFCADLVFITHAVEIKNTKNVKVLYSTLENFVEEFNLDDTPCQLVYNNNVVLIKEDVYLNFKASKKSKMESFLGLPIHNDQGECFGHVAILSYNKRDYHEQMIEIAKIFVLRIEAEAKREILEAENEEIKKKLYLQSIRDDLTKLYNRRYFTLKGEEVFIQVKRNDQVASLIFLDIDNFKTINDACGHEEGDFVLKTLAIVFQQVSRTDADYIFRTGGEEFAIIVMNMNLDQLIFYTKSLQSEVKKQFLNKEYKVTFSVGISNFNDFTSWQEVYKNADDKMYKAKKAGKDCFIC from the coding sequence ATGCAAAAACTTAAAGTTGATTCATACGAAGTTCTTAAATCAATGATGGAAATAACATCTCCTCATTTAGGGAAAAAGTTTCTTCAAATTATTTGTGAAGAACTCAAGAAATTATTTTGTGCAGATTTAGTCTTTATTACACATGCAGTGGAAATTAAGAATACAAAAAATGTCAAAGTCTTATATTCAACTTTAGAAAATTTTGTAGAAGAGTTTAACTTAGATGATACTCCCTGTCAATTGGTATATAATAATAATGTTGTATTAATAAAAGAAGATGTTTATTTAAATTTCAAGGCCAGTAAAAAAAGTAAAATGGAAAGTTTTTTGGGACTGCCTATTCATAATGATCAAGGTGAATGTTTTGGACACGTCGCTATATTATCTTATAACAAAAGAGATTATCATGAACAAATGATAGAAATTGCAAAAATATTTGTCTTAAGAATTGAGGCTGAAGCTAAACGAGAGATTTTAGAAGCAGAAAATGAAGAAATCAAAAAGAAACTCTATCTCCAAAGTATTAGAGATGATTTGACGAAATTATATAATAGAAGATACTTTACATTAAAAGGTGAAGAAGTTTTTATACAGGTCAAACGAAATGATCAAGTGGCCTCATTAATATTTTTGGATATAGATAATTTTAAAACAATTAATGATGCTTGTGGACATGAAGAAGGAGATTTTGTTTTAAAAACTTTAGCAATAGTATTTCAGCAAGTAAGTCGAACAGATGCAGATTATATTTTTAGAACGGGAGGCGAAGAGTTTGCAATAATCGTTATGAATATGAACCTGGATCAATTAATTTTTTACACTAAAAGTTTACAAAGTGAAGTAAAAAAACAATTTTTAAATAAAGAATACAAAGTGACCTTTTCTGTTGGTATTTCAAACTTTAATGACTTTACTTCTTGGCAAGAAGTGTATAAAAATGCAGATGATAAAATGTACAAAGCAAAGAAAGCAGGAAAAGACTGTTTTATATGTTAA
- a CDS encoding HAMP domain-containing histidine kinase, which yields MIDKDTIYSVFDIESQTLQKWQKTINLLSSLLNLPSALIMRLNKNKIEVFISSEDENSPYKKGDNDFFYNSGLYCEHVIKTQSILNVKNALTDLRWKNNPDIKLNMISYLGLPINLAQGEPFGTICVLDNIERTYNEEQIALLNAFKNIIEEDLKNISLYKKIFKSEKIASLENLLAGVSHEINTPIGIALTSITHLKELTTNLKSKLNHEHMSEEDLQNYLDSSLELSDLLYCNLNKSVKIINSFKEISRDQLNEERKEFNINEYLEKVLISSNSIMKNTNINITITSSENITIKSYPGVFSQVITSLISNSIMHAYDDKQKGEIIINYKKVNNNIILNYKDDGKGIKNDNIDKIFDPFFTTNCKSVNKGLGLNLIYNLINKQLNGTIKCTPNLKNGAEFIIEFPCE from the coding sequence ATGATTGATAAAGACACTATATATTCTGTATTTGATATAGAATCACAAACATTACAAAAATGGCAAAAAACAATTAATTTGTTATCCTCTTTGTTAAACTTACCTTCTGCATTAATAATGAGGCTTAATAAAAATAAAATAGAAGTTTTCATCAGTAGTGAGGATGAAAATAGTCCTTATAAAAAAGGAGATAATGATTTTTTCTATAATTCTGGATTATATTGCGAGCATGTTATTAAAACACAAAGTATACTTAATGTAAAAAATGCGCTAACTGACCTGAGATGGAAGAATAATCCCGATATTAAATTAAATATGATTAGTTACCTGGGCCTTCCCATTAATTTAGCTCAAGGTGAACCTTTTGGAACTATATGTGTTTTAGATAATATAGAGAGAACGTATAATGAAGAGCAAATAGCTTTGTTAAATGCATTTAAAAACATTATTGAAGAAGACTTAAAAAACATCTCTTTATATAAAAAAATATTTAAGTCTGAAAAAATTGCTTCACTTGAAAATTTACTTGCAGGAGTCTCTCATGAAATAAATACTCCAATAGGAATTGCTCTAACAAGTATTACACATTTAAAAGAATTAACAACAAATTTAAAAAGTAAACTTAATCATGAACATATGTCGGAAGAGGATTTACAAAACTATTTGGATTCATCCCTTGAGCTTAGTGATTTATTATATTGCAATTTAAATAAATCAGTTAAAATAATAAACAGTTTTAAAGAAATAAGCCGGGATCAACTGAACGAAGAAAGAAAAGAATTTAATATTAATGAATACTTAGAAAAAGTATTAATTAGTTCGAATTCTATTATGAAAAATACAAACATTAATATTACGATAACTTCAAGTGAGAATATTACAATAAAGTCATACCCTGGGGTATTTTCACAAGTCATTACAAGTCTAATTAGTAATTCCATTATGCATGCTTATGATGACAAACAAAAAGGAGAAATTATTATAAATTATAAAAAAGTCAATAATAACATAATACTTAATTACAAAGATGATGGAAAAGGAATTAAGAATGACAACATTGATAAAATCTTTGATCCTTTTTTTACAACTAACTGTAAAAGCGTAAATAAAGGATTAGGATTAAATTTAATTTATAACTTAATAAATAAACAACTTAATGGAACAATAAAATGTACTCCCAATCTTAAAAATGGCGCCGAGTTTATTATTGAATTCCCTTGCGAATAG
- a CDS encoding FAD-dependent monooxygenase produces MNQYKILIVGAGIIGTSLDHALSKQGHLTTIIEKVEQYSIEGAGICLPGNAMIELKKLGFSKKIMEAAHQVFDIEYALKDGKTLSKTSLIEKPLNQAPFVSLSRNKLLEIIREESNSQVKFNTTILTMKNSNKGVSVLFSNGDTEYFDLLIGADGINSQIRSLEFTNTTILKPDITNWRFTARMNTTDKHPIYYLGTDNAFMIYPMGDNTVYCYGQTTDKNGYWHKKNPLNALSEIFKDYCEPVSKVLNQLSDSSEIITGELKSVSTIEAVNKRVLLLGDALHGCPPTLQQGVALGLEDVNCLISLLKENSICDTLSKFEKIRKPRIEWVLKESNQIIKLASMGNYYLGRLLRNFIIRKKGPVNVSGWRKLMSEKAYS; encoded by the coding sequence ATGAATCAATACAAAATTTTAATTGTAGGTGCAGGAATTATAGGTACATCTTTAGACCATGCGCTTTCTAAGCAAGGTCATCTTACTACTATAATTGAAAAAGTAGAACAATACAGTATTGAAGGTGCAGGAATTTGTCTTCCTGGAAATGCAATGATTGAACTTAAAAAGTTAGGCTTTTCTAAAAAAATCATGGAGGCTGCCCATCAAGTTTTCGATATCGAGTATGCTTTAAAAGATGGAAAAACCTTAAGTAAAACGTCTCTTATTGAAAAACCTTTAAACCAAGCTCCCTTCGTTTCTTTAAGCAGAAATAAATTGCTTGAAATTATTAGAGAAGAATCGAATAGTCAGGTGAAATTTAATACCACAATTTTAACAATGAAAAATTCAAATAAAGGTGTGTCAGTTTTATTTTCTAATGGGGACACCGAATATTTTGATTTACTTATAGGTGCCGATGGAATTAACTCTCAAATACGAAGTTTAGAATTTACAAATACAACTATTTTAAAACCTGATATTACTAATTGGAGATTTACAGCAAGAATGAATACGACTGATAAACATCCTATTTATTATTTAGGAACAGATAATGCGTTTATGATTTATCCAATGGGAGATAATACAGTATATTGTTATGGTCAAACTACTGATAAAAATGGGTATTGGCATAAAAAAAATCCTCTGAATGCCTTATCTGAGATATTTAAAGATTATTGTGAACCAGTAAGTAAGGTCTTGAATCAACTTTCTGACTCATCTGAAATAATTACGGGAGAATTGAAATCTGTAAGTACTATTGAAGCAGTCAATAAACGAGTTCTTCTTCTTGGAGATGCTTTGCATGGATGCCCTCCTACGTTACAGCAAGGAGTTGCTTTGGGATTGGAAGATGTAAATTGTCTAATAAGTTTATTAAAAGAGAACTCTATTTGTGATACTTTAAGTAAGTTTGAAAAAATAAGAAAACCTCGTATTGAATGGGTTCTTAAAGAATCAAATCAAATTATAAAATTAGCATCAATGGGAAACTATTATTTAGGACGATTATTACGTAATTTTATTATCCGTAAAAAGGGTCCAGTAAATGTTTCTGGTTGGCGTAAATTAATGTCTGAAAAAGCGTATTCATAA
- a CDS encoding cache domain-containing protein, whose amino-acid sequence MFKSVSIKAKLLIIVISSIVVVSTITIIQSVISLQNTSEIVIKQFEEEAYKTKKEELQNYVSLVMKTIESYEKRTSKEKVKEEVELYLKDQTKFLLSIMEGEYKKYHGTMDDEELKEIIKSAVEATRYGKSGYFWINDLDAKMVMHPIKPSLNGKDLSAFKDKGGKRIFWEFAQIGKNKGEGFVDYLWSKPGFDEPQEKVSFVKLFKPYNWVIGTGEYVDNVTERLQKEALVAISNMKYGKTGYFWINDSNHVMIMHAVKPSLNGKNLKDLKDPNGIYLFQEIVIAANAKVEGGVVAYSWQKPKEEEATKKLSYVQKFEKWDWIVGTGAYIDDIEDRVTLMKEKTFMAIKDTIITNIIIIFFIMILLAFIMAMISNKVIFQPLQRFQEGLLNFFKYINKENKEVSHLDDSSNDEIGTMAKIINENVVKTKSLMEQDAALINDVKRVVQKVKEGHLTYKVEKSTQNEALQELKVIFNEMLENVEENVDGDINKITSLLEKYTKLDFTSTIDNPSGKVSKGLNDLSIIINKLLLDSLKNGSTLEENASRLSANVTSLSTSSNAQAASLEETAAALEEITSTIIHTTDNISKMAEYSNELKESIDSGQKLASSTVDSMDEINSQTQAIADAITVIDQIAFQTNILSLNAAVEAATAGEAGKGFAVVAQEVRNLASRSAEAAKEIKDLVEAATVKTNLGKQSADKMIEGYNILNTNIKKTTETINDIALSSKEQQTGIEQINDAITRLDQGTQENAAVASETALIAESTSLMAKGIVDQANEADFIGKGSVEVHTETLAPKKVIEESLPVKKSPKPYRVKKAEPRIIKEEKSDADEWESF is encoded by the coding sequence ATGTTCAAATCTGTCTCAATTAAAGCAAAATTACTTATTATTGTAATTTCTTCCATTGTTGTTGTTTCAACTATTACAATTATTCAATCTGTTATTTCTTTGCAAAATACATCTGAAATTGTAATTAAACAATTTGAAGAAGAAGCCTACAAAACAAAAAAAGAAGAATTACAAAATTATGTGTCTTTAGTAATGAAAACAATTGAATCTTATGAAAAACGTACTTCTAAAGAAAAAGTAAAAGAAGAAGTAGAACTGTATTTAAAAGACCAAACAAAATTTCTGTTGTCAATTATGGAAGGTGAATACAAAAAATATCACGGAACCATGGATGATGAAGAATTAAAAGAGATTATTAAAAGTGCAGTTGAAGCAACAAGATATGGAAAATCTGGATATTTTTGGATTAATGATTTGGATGCAAAAATGGTTATGCATCCAATTAAACCTTCTTTAAATGGTAAAGATCTTTCTGCTTTTAAAGATAAGGGTGGAAAAAGAATTTTTTGGGAATTTGCTCAAATTGGAAAAAATAAAGGTGAAGGTTTTGTAGATTATTTATGGTCTAAACCTGGTTTTGATGAACCCCAAGAAAAAGTATCCTTTGTAAAACTGTTTAAACCTTATAATTGGGTAATTGGTACAGGTGAATATGTTGATAATGTAACAGAGCGTCTTCAAAAAGAAGCCTTAGTAGCAATATCGAATATGAAATATGGAAAAACAGGTTATTTTTGGATAAATGATTCTAATCATGTAATGATTATGCATGCTGTTAAACCTTCTTTAAATGGTAAAAACTTAAAAGACTTAAAAGATCCTAATGGAATATATTTATTTCAAGAAATTGTAATAGCAGCCAATGCTAAAGTAGAAGGTGGAGTAGTAGCTTATTCTTGGCAAAAACCAAAAGAAGAAGAAGCAACTAAAAAATTATCGTACGTTCAGAAATTTGAAAAATGGGATTGGATAGTTGGAACGGGTGCTTATATTGATGATATTGAAGACAGAGTTACATTAATGAAAGAAAAAACTTTTATGGCCATAAAAGATACAATAATTACCAATATTATCATTATCTTTTTTATTATGATATTACTTGCTTTTATTATGGCAATGATTTCTAACAAAGTAATTTTTCAACCTCTTCAAAGATTCCAAGAGGGTTTATTAAACTTTTTTAAATACATTAACAAAGAAAATAAAGAAGTTTCTCATTTAGATGACAGTTCAAATGATGAGATAGGAACTATGGCTAAGATAATTAATGAAAATGTTGTAAAAACAAAATCTTTGATGGAACAAGACGCAGCATTAATCAATGATGTTAAACGAGTAGTTCAAAAAGTTAAAGAAGGTCATTTAACGTATAAAGTTGAAAAATCAACACAAAATGAAGCTTTACAAGAGTTAAAAGTAATTTTTAATGAAATGCTTGAAAATGTTGAAGAAAATGTTGATGGAGATATTAACAAAATAACAAGTTTATTGGAAAAATATACAAAATTAGACTTTACTTCCACCATTGATAATCCAAGTGGAAAAGTATCTAAAGGTTTAAATGATTTGTCTATTATTATCAACAAATTATTATTAGACAGTTTAAAAAATGGTTCAACGCTGGAAGAAAATGCAAGCAGATTATCTGCTAATGTTACTTCTTTAAGTACAAGTTCTAATGCCCAAGCAGCTTCTTTAGAAGAAACAGCAGCAGCACTAGAAGAAATTACAAGTACTATTATTCATACTACAGATAACATATCAAAAATGGCAGAATATTCAAATGAATTAAAAGAGTCTATTGATTCTGGGCAAAAACTTGCAAGTTCTACGGTTGATTCTATGGATGAAATTAATTCTCAAACGCAAGCTATTGCAGATGCGATTACTGTTATTGATCAAATTGCATTTCAAACAAATATCTTGTCTTTAAATGCAGCTGTTGAAGCAGCAACAGCAGGAGAAGCTGGAAAAGGATTTGCAGTGGTTGCTCAAGAAGTAAGAAATCTTGCAAGCAGATCAGCAGAAGCAGCAAAAGAAATAAAAGATTTAGTAGAAGCAGCAACTGTTAAAACCAATCTTGGAAAACAAAGTGCTGATAAAATGATAGAGGGTTACAATATTTTAAATACAAATATCAAAAAAACAACAGAAACGATTAATGATATTGCTTTATCTTCTAAAGAACAACAAACAGGTATTGAACAAATAAACGATGCTATTACTAGACTTGATCAAGGTACACAAGAAAATGCAGCAGTTGCTAGTGAAACAGCTCTAATTGCAGAATCTACAAGTTTAATGGCTAAAGGTATTGTTGATCAAGCAAATGAAGCTGATTTTATTGGAAAAGGCAGTGTTGAAGTACATACCGAAACTCTTGCTCCTAAAAAAGTCATAGAAGAAAGTTTACCTGTTAAAAAATCTCCTAAACCTTACAGAGTAAAAAAAGCAGAACCAAGAATTATTAAAGAAGAAAAATCGGATGCAGATGAATGGGAAAGTTTTTAA
- a CDS encoding methyltransferase domain-containing protein has protein sequence MKKFTNESMQDILIYLKANNTSSIEVLNPDAALDAHAGQIIIKEGITYVYRSYKAWNDLAEVLFCKLLTPKIISTSTILLSFHKLDLEQSFHNDKNLKLEKYGESSSFSLINKNEEPSYINTYVEALKNVKVHTRKNILNLGVNRADEFEVISKLLNKEDFDKLKLVGVDFCPSAIKIAKDRFPSNAVFHTHDINDLKSLNLERTDLLISIGTLQSSSLNFKLLFMSLVQEYLNKDGAIILGFPNCRWMGGEMIFGAKAKNYSYSEMSVLHKDIYFCKKYLQQKKFRVTLTGKNYIFLTATKIIKTQNTSLI, from the coding sequence ATGAAAAAATTTACCAATGAAAGTATGCAAGATATACTTATTTATTTAAAAGCTAACAATACGAGTTCTATTGAAGTATTAAATCCAGACGCAGCGCTTGATGCTCATGCAGGACAAATAATTATTAAAGAAGGTATTACTTATGTGTATAGATCTTATAAAGCATGGAATGATCTAGCGGAAGTACTGTTTTGTAAACTTCTTACACCTAAAATCATAAGTACATCTACAATTCTTTTGTCTTTTCACAAATTAGATCTTGAACAGTCTTTTCACAATGACAAAAATCTTAAACTAGAGAAATATGGAGAGTCTTCTTCTTTTTCTTTAATTAATAAAAATGAAGAACCTTCTTATATTAATACTTATGTGGAAGCCCTAAAAAATGTAAAAGTACATACACGAAAAAATATTTTAAATCTTGGGGTAAACAGAGCAGATGAATTTGAAGTTATTTCTAAATTATTAAACAAAGAAGATTTTGATAAATTAAAATTAGTGGGAGTTGATTTTTGTCCAAGTGCAATAAAGATTGCAAAAGATAGATTCCCTTCTAATGCTGTTTTTCATACTCATGATATAAATGATTTAAAAAGCTTAAACTTAGAAAGAACAGACTTACTTATTAGTATTGGCACTTTACAAAGTTCAAGTTTAAACTTTAAATTACTTTTTATGTCTTTGGTTCAAGAATATTTAAATAAAGATGGGGCCATAATACTTGGTTTCCCTAATTGCAGGTGGATGGGTGGAGAAATGATTTTTGGTGCAAAAGCAAAAAACTATTCTTACAGTGAGATGTCGGTTTTACATAAAGATATCTATTTTTGTAAAAAGTACTTACAGCAAAAAAAATTTAGAGTAACACTAACAGGCAAGAACTATATATTTTTAACTGCTACTAAAATAATTAAAACTCAAAATACTTCTTTAATTTAA
- a CDS encoding DUF302 domain-containing protein yields MKYTSQSEKSVEEVSLSIQETVKQFKFGVLHIHNIKETLISKGKDFKKECLVLDICNPDYAKEILDQDMELSMILPCKISIYKDENTTKISMLKISELIPLLNKDLKEKALEIEKILLEIISLSK; encoded by the coding sequence ATGAAATATACAAGCCAATCAGAGAAAAGTGTAGAAGAAGTATCGTTAAGCATCCAAGAAACAGTAAAACAGTTTAAATTTGGGGTATTGCACATACATAATATAAAAGAAACGCTGATAAGTAAAGGAAAAGATTTTAAAAAAGAATGTTTGGTATTGGATATTTGTAATCCAGACTATGCAAAAGAAATTTTAGATCAAGATATGGAACTATCCATGATACTTCCTTGTAAAATATCCATTTACAAAGATGAAAATACGACAAAAATATCTATGTTAAAAATATCTGAATTAATTCCTTTATTAAATAAAGACTTAAAAGAAAAAGCACTTGAAATAGAAAAAATACTTTTAGAAATCATATCTTTGTCAAAATAA